tctgtgtgacccctggcaagtcacttaacctgcttcagtttcatctgtaaaatgggaatggtaacaGTACCTGggcaaatgagataactgtaaaatgcttagtCACAACACGTGCATATGGTGTTATAtagatgttgttattatccccaacacttagcacaatgcctggaacatagtagatgctaaataaattgtTTACTGACCCTATAAAGCATGATGGGAGAAGAAAAGCATATAAGACAGGGTCACCATGCTTCCACAAGTTTGCAATTTGGTAAGGGAGGTAAGACATAGCTAAATATGCCAGTCATATAGCTATAAAAGGATGGAGGctaatcaggaaaggctttattaaAGTGGCAATTTCAACCAGGCCTTGGAAAATAATTATGATTTtggtggagaaaagaggaagggcaTGAGCAAAAGTGGGAAGCCACAGGAATTTATTGGGGAGACGGGtgtgatcagacctgcattttaggaaaatcacttcagtggctaagtggaggatggactggagtggggagagacttgaggcagcagGGTTCAGGAATGAAGAGGTAAGGCTGGCACCAGAGCGGTGGCAATGCCGGAGGAGAGAAGTGGGCATATTTGAGAGCATTTGCAAAGGTGAAACTGACAATGGTTTTCCAGCCCTTGTTAGAACATCTAGTGAGAGTGCCCAtgtagcccattccatttttggatatgttaactgtaaaagttctttcagCAAAGGTGAATGACCCTTCCATAGGACAACTATTTATATatctcataggatcacagagcaGGGGCTTCAGAggccttcatttgacagatgaggaaagaggcccTGAGACTTTTAGTGATTTGCTACGTGTCACACAAGTAGTGAatgaatggcagagccaggattcaaactcagctcttctaattccaaatcctggGCTTTCCACTGCACCCCACTACTCAacctaatttttctcttttccatccaACTACTGTCCTCCTAAGAACTATGCAAAACTGAATGCACGTATGATCtgaccattttaaaataaaatcacctACCTCATTATGGATGCTATTAATGAGACGATTAGcttctttaattttcttgcttACCAGGATACACTTCACTCGACTTGAGTTTGGAGGCCACTAAGGCCCCAAATCTTTTCTCAAGACCAGACCTGCCTCCCCCTTTTTGCGTCTGTGAAACGTATTGTTTTTAAAAGTCTAAGCGTAAGATTCTGTATTCATTCCTACTGAGCAGCACATTAAATTCTGCCATGATGACCAGTATTCCCGCCAGTCCAGGCTGGGGAAGCCAggagaacccaggtctcctggcccTGCAGGACGCAGCAATCCTGCTGGAGGCTGCATGGGATGTGGTACCCTAGAGGTGCCCAGTGGGCCCAGCGCCCTACGTGAACAGCTTGCCCAGGGGTGGGGGCGACGGAAAGACCCCTGGCGGGCCAGGGGGCAGAGATCACCTTCACCTCCGGGGGGTGGGTTCAACCCGGGGAACCTGGAAGCGAGGGACGCTATGGAAGGGCGGGGAGAGCGGAGGAAAGAGCTGGGGGAATCCGACGGGACCCAGGCAGGGGGCGTCAGGGCCGCAACGGGCGCAGGATCGTCCCTGGCCCCGTTCGAACGCAAACAGTTCCTTACCGCGCATCGAGAATAACCTGCAGACGCCGCCATCTTCCCGCCTGCCAGCAGGCTCCTCCTACAGTGAAGGCTGCCGGAGTTCACCAGCCCCGCCCCAAGGCTCGTGCCCCGCCCATAAGGGGGAGACCCACCCACCAGCTATAGCGGTTCGGGCCACCACCGAGCCAGCGGCGGAGTAAGGGCGGAAGGGGCAGAGGTGGTACTGCGACGAgttaggcagccagagatttacTCCACCCCGCCCTTGCGCGCGCGCATCCTACGCACAGCCAAAAGACAACAAACCTGGACAGGCGTCACAAATAACCAATCAAAGAAGAGGACATCGTCCgggagtggtggggtggggggccaAAGAACCCGCCCTTTCCCCCGAGATGACGCCACAAGGTATCGGATTGAGAGCGCAGAGGGCCAATAACAAAACAGTATAATTCCAAAGGAGACGCAAGAAGGGGCAGGGCTGGTTTGAGGAGGGCAATGGGGGCAAAGGAAACTTTTCCAGGAGTTATTTTGGGTTGGTGTCAAAATGGCCATCCAAAATCGAGAAGCCGACCTGACGTAAAAGGTCTCGGGAGTACAAAATACATTTCTTTGCTCAAGTTCAGAGATGAGTCTGACAATGGCTTGGGGGTAGGTTTTAGAGGGACGTGCCTACCAAAGCACGACCAATGACGAGGCAGTATAGAAGGCGCTCGAATTACTCGGTCCAATTGGAGTCAAGGAACACCGAGTCAGAAGAGCAGGAGGGAAAACCCTTTGGTGGGCTTTTACCCAATTGGATCGCAGAGTCCTCCCCCGAACACCGCATTGGCCAGTAGCGAGCACGACGACACAAGCCTCTGGGCCGGGGAAAGCTTTTTAAGCGAGTTTCGCGCGCGGACGGCAGCGAGCTGCTATTGGCTAGTGACCTCCTTCCTTTGTAGGGGCTCTCCGCGTATCCGGGGGGAAGATAGGGGAGTGGCGCCTGAGTGACGTGAAGGCGGCGACAGCCAATCCGAatgggaacagagagaaggagaaggaagcgGATCTGTCGCCTCGCAGCTAATCTACACCTCGACTCTCCGTTTCGTCTCCCTCCGCCGCCGCCGTCGGGGCCTAAGAGGGAGCGGCCGGGAACCGTTGCGGGGCCGGGAGGGCTGGTGGCGAAGCAAGGCGGAGGGAGACGGCTGTGGCGTTGGAATTTAGTCCGCGGCGGCGGTGCCGTAGCTGGGTCCTAGCGCGGAGTCGTTGTGGGCACGGGGTGGGGGTTGAGGGGGGAAAGCATCGGGAGGAGCGCGCGGCCGGGCCCGGGTGCCCAGGCTGCCCCGGAGTCCGCCGCAGGGCCCCGCGTTGCAGCAGGcgacagaggaagaggagaaggaggatggCGGCCTCGGCCTTGTACGCCTGCACAAAGTGCACTCAACGCTATCCCTTCGAGGAGCTCTCCCAGGGGCAGCAGCTCTGCAAGGTCCGTGTGCGCCGGGCGGGGTCTGGTCGGACGTGgcctggggagggggctgggTGTCCCGCGCTCCGCCTCCTTACCCTAGTCGCCGGCGCCTCGGGGGTTGGAGTCTTGGGCTCAGAACTCGGCGTCTGGGATCTTTCTATGTGCTCGGGGCGGGGCGTGAGGGGAGACCCCCCCGCGCCCCCCCTCCTGGTGGCCTGGGATCCGGGCCGAGATCTCGGAGGGGGCTCCTAGGGTGGGGCCGACCCCCGAGGCAGCCAGCCACCTGTCTCCCGCAGGAGGTATTTTTGTCCTGTTCCCTGCCCTTTCAGCTCTCCCCTTCCCGGATTTAGGGATCACTTTTAAACCTCTCCCGAGGGCACCGAATGGTGACCTCTCCTGCACAGAAAAGCAGAGGGACTTGTTGGCAATGGAACAGAGTATAGGTCTCATTCAGATCTTCTCAGATCCTCTTAAAATCCAATGTGATCATTTGTAAGCAGCGTCGCAAAATAGTAAAAGCATTTTCATGTGGTTGCAAACCTTGAAATTGACTCTGCCAGGTTACCATCGTGTTTAACCCTTCCAATAGCAGAGAGAAATTTAATAAACACAATGAGACCTACCTTTTCCATAAGGAATTGCAGTATGTTTTAATGGAACAACTACATGTTAAGACATAATCCAGCTCTACTTGCAGAGACATTATATTCTTGTTTTGAAAAATTTATAGAGGTttgctctccttccccctttggAAAAGAGACTTAAGACTGTGAGCTAAATGCTGATTGCTGTATTAATTTCTTGTAGGAATGTCGGATTGCACATCCTATTGTAAAATGTACCTATTGCAGATCAGAATTTCAGCAGGAGAGGTTTGTATGTAAATAATTAAAACTATTCTCCAAGATGCACTTTTACTAGCAATAATCCCAATTTTGTGGTTATTTCTTACAAAACGTTGATCTCAACTTAATTTGTAATATTTGTTGATAGGATTAAGAGTTAATGTTGAAAAacaatatttactatttttaagAACATCTTTGAAGCACGTAGTTTGAGTTATTCCTTATCTGTTATAATCAGCTGTTTATGTTCATCTGTATGGTGTGTCAGTGACTTAAAAGTTGTATTTAAAAGTTAATTATGTCGtgtgaatttttcttttcagcaaaactaacacaaTTTGCAAGAAATGTGCGCAAAATGTGAAGCAGTTTGGGACAGTAAGTCTGTGCCTTActtacattttcattttgtcaCTGAAGAATTACCTGTCAAATGATGTTTCTTATTAAAGAGAAAGCATTTGTATAGAAGGTGTGTGTTAATTTCAGGTACATAAATAGTTTTAGCACACATACTTGAAATCATTACTTcagaaatttaattaaatatagaataaatgaCTTGAGAAAATCAAACTCTCCACTGTGAAACTAACAATTTCTTTGCCCATTTTAAATCTAGAGTATATGAAGCCACACTTCCCTGGGGGAAAACATTTAAACAAATACAGTACTCTTGTTTATACAGAACTTAGATGTTCAGAAAGTTGAAATCTGCCTGTCTTTCCTACCTGTCAAATTACAGCATTTCATGAGAGAATTATGAAGGACTTACTTGCAAAAGACATTTTATGGTATATCAATTAGTACAAATTCTAATCTCATGTTTAGAGCCACAATAGTATAGTGCAGTACAGTATAGTGTGTTGGTGTTCATTATGTGAACCTTAGGTGCTACAAAATTCTGAAATGTTTTCTcgtcaaagaaagatgaaagtgGTTTGTGTGCACTATACAAATTTTTTCAAAACTGACTGTGGGGTATATGATAAGTCTTGAATTAACGTGACTCCTCAGTGTGACTAAGAAATTGGGAGTATGCATTTatagcattttattattttttttttacacattagtgtttttaaaaaacacaactgTTACTACTAGGTTCGTATTATTTCAGTTTTCCCAAAGTGCAACATTGAGATTGTAagtccaaaaaaacaaaataaggtcCATGAGTTGTGGTCAAGTTGGAGCTGATCGCTTTTGAACACTGTTCCCAAATgtaaaaaagtatttgatttttttttgtgctgcAATATTACAAGGATTTCCAGCATTACAATGTCTAAATTAAAGaaagttgtttctcttttgatttcAGCCCAAGCCTTGTCAGTACTGTAATATTATTGCAGCGTTTATTGGCACAAAGTGTCAGCGTTGCACAAATTCGGAAAAGAAATATGGACCACCTCAAACCTGCGAACAGTGCAAACAACAGTGTGCTTTTGAtcggaaagaggaaggaagaagaaaggtaattgctgttgttgttcatggTACTGTGACATCCAGAAATATAATCATATCACTGATTTGAATTCAAGGTGGAATTGAAAATATTTGTGTATTTCTGGGTGGCTGGTTCCATTTGCAGTCCCATGAGGCATTGTCAAGACAGCATTGAACCCAGGAGTCAAGTGTTTAGTGACCTGTATAATTGCAGTACTTTTGAGTTCATGTCTTAGTTTAAATGTTTGTAGATCCAGGTTTTTACTTAGTAGCAACAACATTTCATCTTAAACCTGTTTCGGATTTTACACAGATTTGTAAATGGATCTCTTTGCATTCCCTTCAGTCAAGGTTGAGAGTTTTGCTGTtgtgaaaaatatatattaatttattagcCAGCGTACAATATGCACTGAAATAAACGTCAGTAGTGGCTTAGCAGGTACCTTCTGCTGATATTTCtagaaatgaaacaaatttaaacTTACAGGCACAAGAGGAAGACTAATTTGCCCTTAATGGATTATATATTCATGAGTTCTCATTTCAAATTAATTCCACAAACATCAGGTTCTGATTATGTCACAAAAATCTCAtcaaaaactaaactaaaatgcAATGCTGAAATCTATCTGAAGTTGCATTAGACTACCCATTTAAAAAATTCCATAAAAGGTTCTGTTTTCCAAGTTTGAGAATAAttttacttaacctctttgaaaGGCTTCCCTGAGTTTTAGGTAGTTTCTTAGAGATTTCATTTATAATTAGTTTGAAGACCCGTTTGATCTAATACAAATGTTCTTCTAAAAGGTTGATGGAAAATTACTATGCTGGCTTTGCACCTTGTCATATAAGAGAGTTTTACAGAAgacaaaggaacaaaggaagagcCTGGGTTCTTCACATTCTAATTCATCCTCCTCATCACTTACTGAGAAAGACCAACACCATTCAaaacaccatcaccaccaccaccatcaccaccatcgtcACAGCAGTAGTCACCACAAGTAAGTACTTAAAATTTCAGTATCTAGTGTGATTCAAGAATTCCCTCAGCACTTATAAGAAAATACCTTGGCAATGATGTAATTTAATGTCATCTATTCTTGTCTCTTTGGGTATTTGCCCTGTATCCTTCCTTTCAAGGTTGTAAACTCTTTAAAGGGTATGGTGCCCTTGTCCCCATCATCCTCACCCACCTTCACTACCACCTTATAACTTAATATTTTTGCattcaaacctttttttttttttactggctcTTGTGATGTTAATGATATGGCTAAGAATAATTTGCTTTTAACCAATTCTCAAATCACAAATTAAAGACAGTGCAGTAAATACAGAGTAGTATCGTAAGAAAAGTATGTTAACATGATCAGACCATAGACTTGGGCTATCAGAAACTTCAGTATTTCATTGTTTAATATACATTACTCTGGACTATTAGTACTAGGATCATTCTCATAAAAACAGCATATAAAAACTAAATATCAAAACACCggtgggggtaggggtgtgtGAAAAGTTGCATTTTAAAGAGATTAAAACAAGTTCTTTCCATAAATAAAAaccatgaacatttttttttaagtttttgtgtTCTGGTTaattcttattttctcatttctgcaGGTGTTGGCTGCTAAGTGTACAGTCAACTAAGAAGCATTTAGAACTGAAATATTTGTGAATTTAATGGGAGTGTTTATGAATAAACTTTGGAGAACATTAAACTGTAGGAAAAAAAGCACATTCTTACCTAATAGCAGCattttgctgtttttaaaaacatatttgtatGAACTTCATACTCAAATAAGGGAAATACTTTCATctttaaattgcattttttaaaattaagaaaagatgCCAATTTTTCTACTTCTAAGCTTTTTGACAAAGTAAAGTTACCCAGTCTTTGCACATTGTATAAGAAAACAGCATGTGAAAAATCTAAATGTTGAAAGACTAGGGAATGAAAGTTTacattgtaaaaattctttgcatttcaaaatttACTGGAAGCTTCCTAGGGCATTGAAGATAAAGTCTGATTTACCCCATCCCCAAAGATACATATTAGGAGAATGTATAATGGTAAAAATATGTCTATCTCACAGAACTCATTAAAAATTTGACCCAAtgggtggaaaaaaaaattaggacttGAAGTAGATATTTTGTAAAGTTGAATTTGTGTCCCATTTGTTTCATATTTCTATTTAGTTAAAAGTTGTGACTTAGAGATTAGAAAGGAGGCATTTGTATAATAATAGTAAAGTATCCTGAATCAGTATGAGATGAATTAAAAGATTGAGACTTAAAAATACAACTTTTCCACTTGCCTTAGATTCTCTTGGTATGCCTTAAGTTTCTCAATATGAGGCAGGGGGACCTAAATTTACCAATGATTTCAAGTATGATTGTTCTTTGGAAATCCTTCCCCTAGTTTTTTGTAGCGGCAAAGGATGAAAGTCTTAGGTAGTTTTACTTTTTTCTGGGTG
This Trichosurus vulpecula isolate mTriVul1 chromosome 2, mTriVul1.pri, whole genome shotgun sequence DNA region includes the following protein-coding sequences:
- the FAM76B gene encoding protein FAM76B isoform X1 codes for the protein MAASALYACTKCTQRYPFEELSQGQQLCKECRIAHPIVKCTYCRSEFQQESKTNTICKKCAQNVKQFGTPKPCQYCNIIAAFIGTKCQRCTNSEKKYGPPQTCEQCKQQCAFDRKEEGRRKVDGKLLCWLCTLSYKRVLQKTKEQRKSLGSSHSNSSSSSLTEKDQHHSKHHHHHHHHHHRHSSSHHKISSLSPEQEQGLWKQSHKTSATIQNETPKKKPKLESKPSNGDSSSINQSADSGGTDNFVLISQLKEEVMSLKRLLQQRDQTILEKDKKLTELKADFQYQESNLRTKMNSMEKAHKETVEQLQAKNRELLKQVAALSKGKKFDKSGSILTSP
- the FAM76B gene encoding protein FAM76B isoform X2 — translated: MAASALYACTKCTQRYPFEELSQGQQLCKECRIAHPIVKCTYCRSEFQQESKTNTICKKCAQNVKQFGTPKPCQYCNIIAAFIGTKCQRCTNSEKKYGPPQTCEQCKQQCAFDRKEEGRRKVDGKLLCWLCTLSYKRVLQKTKEQRKSLGSSHSNSSSSSLTEKDQHHSKHHHHHHHHHHRHSSSHHKISSLSPEQEQGLWKQSHKTSATIQNETPKKKPKLESKPSNGDSSINQSADSGGTDNFVLISQLKEEVMSLKRLLQQRDQTILEKDKKLTELKADFQYQESNLRTKMNSMEKAHKETVEQLQAKNRELLKQVAALSKGKKFDKSGSILTSP